A DNA window from Helianthus annuus cultivar XRQ/B chromosome 15, HanXRQr2.0-SUNRISE, whole genome shotgun sequence contains the following coding sequences:
- the LOC110909868 gene encoding protein NRT1/ PTR FAMILY 5.10, with amino-acid sequence MEFMTLSFGIHAWASCPSLATLIPVLFWKSYYFLYSHRLLLFIGLVFSRSLTNNAIVSVLSWLLTPNGDHIVKSAILTNAHDVLSLVFLVFMAYAADSFIGRFNTLLFSNVAYIVALVLFWKFHPHDKIWVLLVTLALLALGTSGYKILQDALRDLVTDIDDSSDPDETRSNARATIWYRVAYMLGFVLAIFVWVFLEFDSSWKSAIFICIITMTLAVIISGFGHLGILGYFLKPS; translated from the exons ATGGAATTTATGACATTATCATTTGGTATTCATGCTTGGGCTTCTTGCCCGTCTCTAGCTACTTTAATTCCAGTGTTGTTCTGGAAATCTTATTATTTTCTCTACAGTCACCGTCTCCTCTTATTTATTG GTTTGGtgtttagtcgttccttgacgaACAATGCAATTGTGAGTGTATTATCATGGCTTTTAACACCAAATGGAGATCATATTGTGAAGTCTGCAATTTTAACAAACGCACATGATGTATTATCTTTGGTTTTTTTGGTATTTATGGCTTACGCAGCTGACTCGTTTATTGGGAGATTCAACACACTCTTGTTTTCAAATGTTGCATATATCGTG GCTTTGGTCCTTTTTTGGAAGTTCCATCCACATGATAAGATCTGGGTTCTTTTGGTAACACTTGCTCTTCTAGCTCTTGGAACATCAGGATACAAAATTCTACAAGATGCACTTCGAGACTTGGTAACGGACATTGATGACTCATCAGATCCAGATGAAACACGATCTAATGCTCGTGCAACAATTTGGTATCGTGTAGCATACATGCTTGGTTTCGTGTTAGCAATATTCGTATGGGTTTTTTTGGAGTTTGATTCATCTTGGAAGAGTGCAATCTTTATTTGCATAATCACAATGACATTAGCTGTAATTATATCCGGATTTGGTCATCTTGGCATCTTAGGGTACTTCTTGAAACCAAGTTAA